One region of Anaeromyxobacter paludicola genomic DNA includes:
- a CDS encoding efflux RND transporter periplasmic adaptor subunit, protein MLRLEAAPPPPRPVAPPARRRRLAVVALALSLAAAGAFVALRARGPGPRPAVITAPVTRADVESTVLATGTLEPAKVVSVGAQVSGQVKSLLVKLGDQVKQGQLVAEIDAVPQENTLRNAEAARATVEAQRRARKAALKQAELAFARQEKLLPSEAGTRADYEAAEATLATTRAELSQLDAQLEQARIAVDTARVNLGYTRITSPMDGVVVAVVAEQGQTVNAVQTAPTIVKVAKLDTITVKAQISEADVPRVKPGLPVFFTILGQPDLRREATLRAVEPAPTSYATESTTTSSSSASSTSTAIYYNGLCDAPNADGALRISMTAQVTIVLARARQALTVPAGAVGHGPDGGATVRVQRPDGAVVSRRVRLGLDDRVQVEVLEGLAEGERVVVSEAAAAQGPGMPRPPGMF, encoded by the coding sequence ATGCTCCGCCTCGAAGCCGCCCCCCCGCCGCCGCGCCCCGTCGCGCCCCCTGCGCGCCGCCGGCGCCTCGCAGTCGTGGCCCTCGCCCTCTCGCTGGCCGCGGCCGGGGCCTTCGTCGCGCTGCGCGCCCGCGGCCCGGGACCGCGCCCGGCCGTCATCACCGCCCCCGTGACCCGGGCCGACGTCGAGTCCACGGTGCTCGCCACCGGCACGCTCGAGCCGGCCAAGGTGGTGAGCGTGGGCGCGCAGGTCTCCGGGCAGGTGAAGTCGCTCCTCGTCAAGCTGGGCGACCAGGTGAAGCAGGGCCAGCTCGTGGCCGAGATCGACGCCGTGCCGCAGGAGAACACGCTGCGCAACGCCGAGGCGGCCCGCGCCACCGTCGAGGCGCAGCGGCGGGCCAGGAAGGCGGCGCTCAAGCAGGCCGAGCTCGCCTTCGCGCGGCAGGAGAAGCTCCTCCCCTCCGAGGCCGGCACGCGCGCCGACTACGAGGCGGCCGAGGCGACCCTCGCCACCACGCGGGCGGAGCTCTCGCAGCTCGACGCCCAGCTCGAGCAGGCGCGGATCGCGGTGGACACGGCGCGGGTGAACCTCGGCTACACCCGCATCACCTCCCCGATGGACGGCGTGGTGGTGGCGGTCGTCGCCGAGCAGGGGCAGACGGTCAACGCGGTCCAGACCGCGCCGACCATCGTGAAGGTGGCGAAGCTCGACACCATCACGGTGAAGGCGCAGATCTCGGAGGCCGACGTCCCGCGGGTGAAGCCCGGGCTGCCGGTCTTCTTCACCATCCTCGGCCAGCCCGACCTCCGGCGCGAGGCCACGCTCCGGGCGGTGGAGCCGGCGCCCACCTCCTACGCCACCGAGTCCACCACCACGTCCTCCTCGAGCGCGAGCTCGACGAGCACCGCCATCTACTACAACGGCCTCTGCGACGCGCCCAACGCGGACGGCGCGCTGCGCATCTCCATGACCGCGCAGGTCACCATCGTGCTGGCGCGCGCCCGCCAGGCGCTCACCGTCCCCGCGGGCGCGGTGGGCCACGGCCCGGACGGCGGCGCCACGGTCCGGGTGCAGCGCCCCGACGGCGCGGTGGTCTCCCGCCGCGTGCGCCTGGGGCTCGACGACCGGGTCCAGGTCGAGGTGCTCGAGGGGCTCGCCGAGGGCGAGCGGGTGGTCGTGAGCGAGGCCGCCGCGGCGCAGGGGCCGGGGATGCCGCGCCCGCCGGGGATGTTCTAG
- a CDS encoding sensor histidine kinase, giving the protein MTTLDPPRHFDRLPPDHRQPLPALRRAEPDRLKREIDSISRSPVVTAVLEVADAALLVLNPERQIVGFNSRLRELRGPEDVLGRRAGEALGCVNARGPGGCGSLPACETCGALGAILGCQARDRPVESECLIRTDRADRALELNVRATPVRVEGAPFTVVSLRDISSEKRREVLEQVFFHDVLNTIGGLQGWARLLQRGGDVAKASDRLVFLSDHVAQEIRDHRSLLLAESGRLLPEELPLRANDLLRDVEKVSSGHSAARGRRIEVAPAPGEPELATDRSLLARVLVNMVRNALEASPEAGVVGLACDSEPDGVRFSVRNEGVIPPHVQARVFQRSFSTKGQRGRGLGTYSMKLFGERYLGGEVSFSSSPQDGTVFWIRLPRRPRGPSA; this is encoded by the coding sequence ATGACGACGCTCGACCCGCCGCGGCACTTCGACCGGCTCCCGCCGGACCACCGCCAGCCCCTCCCGGCGCTGCGCCGGGCGGAGCCCGACCGGCTGAAGCGCGAGATCGACTCCATCAGCCGCAGCCCGGTGGTTACCGCCGTCCTCGAGGTGGCCGACGCGGCGCTCCTGGTCCTCAACCCCGAGCGGCAGATCGTCGGCTTCAACAGCCGCCTGCGCGAGCTGCGCGGGCCGGAGGACGTGCTGGGGCGCCGCGCGGGAGAGGCCCTCGGGTGCGTGAACGCGCGCGGCCCCGGCGGCTGCGGCAGCCTGCCGGCCTGCGAGACCTGCGGCGCCCTCGGCGCGATCCTCGGCTGCCAGGCCCGCGATCGTCCGGTGGAGTCGGAGTGCCTCATCCGCACCGACCGGGCGGATCGGGCGCTCGAGCTCAACGTCCGCGCCACCCCGGTGCGGGTGGAGGGGGCGCCGTTCACCGTCGTCTCGCTCCGGGACATCTCCAGCGAGAAGCGACGGGAGGTGCTGGAGCAGGTCTTCTTCCACGACGTGCTCAACACCATCGGCGGCCTGCAGGGCTGGGCCCGCCTGCTCCAGCGCGGCGGCGACGTGGCCAAGGCGAGCGACCGGCTCGTCTTCCTCTCGGACCACGTCGCGCAGGAGATCCGGGACCACCGGAGCCTGCTCCTGGCGGAGAGCGGCCGGCTCCTGCCGGAGGAGCTCCCGCTGCGCGCCAACGACCTCCTGCGGGACGTGGAGAAGGTCTCCTCCGGCCACTCGGCGGCGCGCGGCCGGCGGATCGAGGTCGCCCCGGCGCCCGGAGAGCCCGAGCTCGCCACCGACCGCTCGCTGCTCGCGCGGGTCCTCGTGAACATGGTCCGCAACGCGCTCGAGGCGAGCCCGGAGGCCGGCGTGGTCGGCCTCGCCTGCGACAGCGAGCCCGACGGCGTGCGCTTCAGCGTCCGCAACGAGGGCGTCATCCCGCCCCACGTGCAGGCCCGGGTCTTCCAGCGCTCGTTCAGCACCAAGGGGCAGCGCGGACGGGGGCTCGGCACCTACTCGATGAAGCTCTTCGGGGAGCGCTACCTGGGCGGGGAGGTCTCCTTCTCGTCGTCGCCACAGGACGGGACCGTCTTCTGGATCCGGCTGCCCCGCCGACCCCGGGGCCCCTCGGCGTAG
- a CDS encoding recombinase family protein, which produces MSKHESPTDGSHAPRRGSPPLGWRRWVPGDRGRVLGGFVRVEEERRTEERMVRLREAGLSLRQICDALEAEGRRTKRGGRWAAQTVSRVLARWGRQ; this is translated from the coding sequence ATGAGCAAGCACGAATCTCCCACCGACGGCTCGCACGCCCCGCGCCGGGGGAGCCCGCCGCTCGGCTGGCGGCGCTGGGTGCCGGGGGACCGGGGGCGCGTCCTCGGCGGGTTCGTGCGCGTCGAGGAGGAGCGCCGGACCGAGGAGCGGATGGTGAGGCTGCGCGAGGCGGGGCTCTCGCTCCGGCAGATCTGCGACGCCCTGGAGGCCGAGGGGCGGCGGACCAAGCGCGGCGGCCGCTGGGCGGCGCAGACCGTCTCCCGGGTCCTCGCGCGCTGGGGGAGGCAGTGA